TGGGGGTTCGAGTCCCCCCTCTCGCACTCTCGCCTTATAGCAGCCTTCCCATCGATTGGAGGTTCTGAAAACTACTCCAATCCCTCTCAAGACACTTTTCCCTATTTAGCCTGATACTTACTGATGCTAACGCAGGTAAAGATCACGTTTAGATCACGTTGTAGGCACGTTGAAGCTGCACTAAACAAGCCGCTGCGCTTGCTGGTCTTGAATAGCACGTTGTCAGACTGCAATGCTCGTGTTGTCCGCTCTATTGCTTAAGCGCGATGGATCTGGATCACGTTAGGATCACGTTATGGAAGTATGTCCCTACCCAGAAGCAGATGTTCGGGTATCAGGCCAAAGATCGGCTGCCCGAAGGCCATATCTGCTTCTTAAGGGCGTGTAACGAGGCAAATCGCTCAAAAATAGGGCTGCTCTGTGCCCAGATCTGCCCTCCCAAAACCTCAACATAAAAGATATCGGGGCCAAAACCAGTGCCGTAGTCAGATCACACCAACGCAAAGCCTAATCGCCCGAAAAATGCACCACCTCAAATCAATACCCCAACACACATCAAGACTTATAGGACAAACCTCCTACTGCCCCGGTTACTCCAGGCCAACAGCCTCCTTGCCGGGGACGAAAATCCCTCTTCTGTCTAGCAATGAGCCCTCAACCCGATAGAGCGCGACAAGCGACTTCAGGTAATTCACCACAGAGCTTATCTCCGATATCTGACTCTCAACGAGGTCTCGCTGCGCCTGAGCCACTAAAAATGAGGTCGATCTGCCGACGCGGAACTTCTCCACCTCAGCCCTATGGACCTCCTGCTTCAGCTGGCGAGTGGCTAAAGTAGCGGCTACTTGCTCCTTGGCGCGGTTCACCTCTATATATGCGGAGCGCACATCTAACTGGATCAATCGCGTCAGGTTCGCGATCGCCTCGTTGGCCAAGCTGCGACTGAGGATGGACTGTTTATGGGCCGCGCGGTTTGCTCGGCTGCCAAGCGAGTACTCTAAGGTGAGTCCGGCGAGCACCTCGTAATAGTTGTCGTCGAGGTTCTCGGCAGAATCCTTGAACGAATTGGCATAACCCGTCTTGCCCAGGCTAATGAACAGGTCAAGTTTTGGCAGGAGGCCGTTTTTTGTCTTGGCAATCTCGAGCTCGCCGCGCTCGACCTGAAGCCGGGCCTGGTTCAGGTCCGGCCGCATTTTCAGGGCGACTTTTATCTGCGCCTCCACGCTATCAAGATGCGCTTCCGGCACTGCCGGGGCATTCTTGATGACAACTTCTCGGTCCCAGGGACCGGGCCCCGGCGGGCTTGCTAGCTGCAACAGACGCAGACGGGTTATCTCCAGGTTGCTGCGCGCGTTAATAAGGTCCTCCCTGCGAAGCGCCACCTCGGCCTTGGCGGCAGCCAGTTCCATTTCTGCCAGCAGTCCGAGCTTGATTCTCTCCTGTGTCTCTTGCAGCTGCTGTTCGGCAAGTTTTAGCGAATCGGTGAATATCTCGATCTCGCGCTGCGCGAGCGCGAAGTCCCAGTAGGTGCCCTCAACGTCCGCGACGAGGGCCTCGGCGAAAGCGCGAAGCTCGTAATGGGAGGTCAGCGTATCCAACCGGGCCTGACGGAGGTCCGCGAGGTTGGCCCCCAATCCTGCTCCCTTCAGGAGGGCCTGGGTGACCGTAAGGCCCGCTCTGGTCGTGTGTTGATCGCCGTAAAGATCAGACAAAGACCGGTCAGTGGAGGCGCCCAGGCTGATCTCGGTGCCCGTAGGCAGAAACTCAGAAAGCGCGATATTGGCGCTTGTCTCGTCCGTCCTGGTCTCTGGAGAAGCCGCTCCGGAGCTCGGCGAAGTCCTATCACGCTTGCGTGAGGCTGAATAGCCAGCTCTCAGCTGCGGGTCAAACACGGATCGCTGTTCTGCCTCGCGCGTCTTTGTGATCGCTGCATTCAGCCGCTCTATTCGGAACGACGGATTACCTTCCAGCGTCATCAGGATCGCCTCCTTCACAGTAAGCTCAAGCCTGGGACGCAGGGTGGCAGTCGTAGGCGCGGGCGTCCGGTCGATATCAAGAGCTGAGGCCGTGGCAATTGGATTGATTTTCCAGACCTGCGCTGAGCTGTCGCTGACGGGCAGCGATCGCCCGGCGCCCTCCGATTCTGAGAAGGCGAGCGCCGCGAGAAAGAAATAGGCGCCAGCGGTCAGCAATGGCCACCATTTCTGGAAGGATGAATTATGAAGGATGAAGGATGAGTCATACATTAGAGCGCTTTTCATCCTTCATCCTTCCGCCTTCATCCTTCCCCTGCTTGCCATCCCGACGGCGCTCGAAGACGGAGTAAACTATCGGCACGAAAAATAACGTTATGGGCGTCGAACTCAGAAGTCCTCCAATCACGGTCCTGGCCAGCGGCGCCTGCGCCTCGCCGCCTTCACCCAGCCCGAGGGCGAGCGGAACGAGCGCAAGCATCGTCGTCAATGCCGTCATCAGAATGGGGCGCAGCCGCCTCCGACCGGCCTCCTCAATCGCGTCTTTCAGGGCCAGGCCATCGCGGCGCCGAAGCAGATTCGTATGGTCAACCAGAAGGATCGCGTTGTTGACCACTATGCCGCCAAGCATAATGCAGCCGATGAAGGACTGAACGTTGAACGTCGTGCCGGTCAAAAACAGCATTATGATGACTCCGATTGCCGCCAGCGGGACCGAGAACATCACTACGAATGGGTCTCGGAGTGACTCGAACTGGCAGGCCATGACCATATAGACCAGCACAAGGGCCAGGATAAGGCTCAATATAAGCTCCGAGAATGCCTTTTCCTGTTCCTCATAGTCGCCCCCAAAAACGATGCTGAACCCAGGGGGCACCGGGACAGAGCGGAGGGCCTCGCGCATGTCAGCCACTATCGAACCCATATCCCGCCCGCTTATGTTCGCCGATACCGTGACAATCCGTTCCTGATCCTTGCGCTCTATCTGCACAGGAGCAGTGCGCGGCTGGGCCTGGACCACGTTGCGTAGGACGACCGGCTCACCATCAGCGTTGAGCAGCGTCAGATCAAGAATCTCGCGAAGTCCAAGCTTCTCCGCGTCCTTCAGCCGGACGAGAATCCTGTACTCCTTACCACCCTCGCGATATTCGCCCGCTCCGGTGCCGGACAGTGTTGTCTGAAGCATGTTGGCGATCTGAGAGACGGATAGCTTCATATCCGCGGCCTTTTGACGATCGACGACGATGAGTTCTTCGGGGCTGCCCGACTCCCGACTTAGCTTCGCGTCCGTAACGCCATCTATCTTCTCTACGATCCGCTTGACCTGCTCGGAAAGAGCTTCCGCTACAAAGAGGTCATTGCCTCTTATCTCAACCTGGAGCCTCTCAAGACCAGCTGTGGCCATTCGAAAAATGAACAAACCCTGCCCTGCCCGCGTTCGCACAATCATCCCAGGGATATCAACGAGCTTGCTCCGAAGGTCCGCCGCAATCTCCTCGCTGGACCTCGACCGCTCGGCCTCAGGCTTCAGGGCAATCCTAATATCTGCGCTATAGCCTCCCCCCCCATGCCACCCGCTCCCCCCTACGGTCACTACGGTGCTTCTGGCCTCCGGAACCGACTCCTTCGCAATCTCCTCAATGGCGCGAAACCGCTCATCGAGAACCTCCAGCCGGGTTCCAACCTCCATCTCTGCGCTTATACGCACCTCGCCCTCGTCAGTCGAGGGCATCAGCTCAAACCCGAGAAACCGCCCGAGGACCAGGCTCGCGACAAGAGCCAACGTGGCGGTAACGACAACAGGTGCCCTATGGTCGAGTGTGAAGTGAAGCCACTGCTTGTATTTGGCCTCCATGCGATCGAAGACTCGCCCGCCGAGAAGGGATATCTTCTGCACGAGCGTCACTCGTGCGGCAGGACCTCGAGAGCTTGATCGCAGGACTCTGGCCGATAGGGTTGGCACTAATGTTACGGCGACCCCCAGGGAGCAAAGAAGAGCAAAGCTAACCACCAACGAAAACTGCTTGAACATCACACCGGCCATGCCGCGGACAAAGATCAGAGGTAGAAAAACCACCAACGTCGTCAAAGTGCTAGCGACTATGGCCGCGGTGACCTCCTCGCTACCGTTGACGGCCGCCATTTCCGAGCTTTGGCCCGAGGCCCGCAGCCGACTTATGTTCTCCAGTACGACGATCGAGTTATCGAGCAACATCCCTATTCCCAGCGCCAATCCGCCCAGCGTCATGATGTTCAAGGTGAAGCCAGAAAAATACATCAGCGCAAACGTGGCAATGATCGAGATGGGTATTGCAGTTGCGATTACGGTGGTGCTGCGGATATTTCGGAGGAAGAAAAGAAGGACAAAGATAGCTAGAATGCCGCCATAGACCGCGGACGTGCTGACGTTTGAGATCGAGCGCTTGATATAGTCAGAGGTGTCAATGATCGGCGTCAGTCGAATCTGAGGGATGTCAGCGTTGATGCGCTCGATTTCCTTGAGCGCAGCCCTCGCCACGTCAACCGTGTTCTTCCCGGACTGCTTGTAAATCCCCAGGCGAACGCCGGATTCGCCATCGACCCGCACGAGCCTCGTGACCTTCTCCCAGGAGTCCTCCACGCTAGCGATCTCTTTCAGCTGAACCGGTGCACCCTCGCGAGTCGCTACCACCGTATCCTTTAGTTCCTGGAGGTTCGTGTATTCTCCCCGCGTTCGGATTGAAATCTGGAGGTTGCCCTGGTCAATCTCTCCAGCAGGGACTGTGACGTTTCCCTCCCGAATCCGCTCCAGAATCTGATTGAGTGAAAGCCCGAGTGCCTTCACCTTGTCCGCGTAAAGATCGACGTGGATCTCACGATCCAATCCGCCAAAAACATTGACCGATGCGACCCCGGGCACCCGCTCGATCCTGTACTGTATCTGGTCGTCTATGATCCTGCGCATCTGAATCGGGTCCAACTTGCTGGAGGCGCCGAGAATCAGAACTGGAAAACTCGCCAGGTCGAACTTGTGCAGACTCGGCCTTTCCGCGTTCTCCGGGAGGTGGTGTATTACCCGGTCGAGGCGGTCACGAATGTCGTTCGCCGCTGGGTCCAGATCGGTCCCCCATTCAAACAGCACCCTGACGTTGGAACTGCCCTGCACTGACACCGAGGTCAGCTCTTTGACACCCGGCACAGCACTCATCGCCTCTTCCACCGGACGGGTCACGAGCTCTTCGATCTCCTCCGGCGTGGCATTCTCGTAAGTGGTGGAAATGCTGAGCGTCGGATAAGTAATGTCGGGCATCAAGTCAATGGGCAGCCGGACCAAAGAGATACTACCCAGAATGATGACGATCAGAGTCACCATGATCACGAAAATGGGGCGATGAACGGCGAGACGAGATAGCTTCATTGCCCCGCACCGTGAGTGGGGCCGCTGGTCTTCTGCGCGGAGTCTTGCTTGGTTCTTCCCTGCCCGGAGTTCGTGTCCAAATCGCTGCCTGGCAAGACGATTGAAGACCCATCCTCAAGCAGATGATACCCGAGTGTCACGACCGATCCGGTGAGTGGGGGTTGGAGCACCTCAGCCAGCTCACCCTCAATGATGCCCACGGTTATGGGAACGAATCGCGCCTTCATCCCCTCTGTGTCAGCCAGAAAAACGCCTTGTGCGCCGTTGCGCCTAACGAGTGCAACCTGGGGAACCACTGCGGCGTCCTCGTGGCGAGAAAACTCGATCTGAACGCGCACGAACATCCCAGGCTTGAGAAGCCCCTCATCGTTCGGCACCTCGATTTCGACCCTCGCCTCGCGAGACGACTCTTTCAGCAGGGGAGCGATGCGGGCGATCTTGCCGCTGAAACTACGCCCGGCAAACGCATCGGTCTCGACACTCGCTTCCTGCCCAGGTCTTACCTTGGGGTAATCTCGCTCGATCACGCTGATCACCGCGGTCAGAACAGAATCATCGAGTACGGAGACAATGGGAGAGTTGGCCGCAAGCATCGCCCCCTCGTCAACGAACCGCTCCCCAACTACCTGGCTTTCATCGACACCCTCCCAGGAAACCCGTATCTCCGTATATGAGAGTCGCACCTGCGCTGCTTTCAGGGCCGCCTCCTTCTGGGCCACCTGTGCTTGTGCCAACTTGTTCTTGGCCGCTTGCGCACTGTAATGTGCGCTCGCACTATCTAATTCCGACTCTGAGGCTATCTTCTTCTGACGAAGGGCCTGCGCCCTCTCAAACTCGCGCCCGGCCACCTCAAGATTGCTTACCGACTCCTCTCGACTGGCCCTGGCTACATCCAGCTCCGCACGCGACTGCTCTGCCTGCTGCTTGTACTCCTCATCATCAAGAACGGCAATCAACTGACCCGCCTTTACCCGATCTCCAATGTTGACGAGGAGCTTCTCAAGTCTGCCGCTGATCTTGGGAGCAACTACGAACTGTGATTTGGGTATCAGGGAACCCGAGAACCGCCCGATATCTTGAATCGTAGCTCTCCTTACGGGGCTGACCTCAACCGCCACTGCCGCACCTGCTCGCCTAGAACCGGACCCATTTCCCGATATCAGAGATTTCTGCACGACCCGAAAGACGAGTAAGCCGCCAAGCAGAACGCAAACAATTATCACTACCGCCCTTTTCACACCCTAGCTCCTTCGACTATTCCTGAAAACTCCCTCTGCCTACTCGCCCTCGTATAACAAACAAACCAGCGGCTGTGCCTCTCTCGGACTGTATTGCTCCCGCCAAATCCACCCCTGAGTAGTAATGTCTCCATTCGTTCCCGTCGAAGGCAGTGTAGCCCTCCGGATTCTCGAAGTACTTGACATCATGAGGTCCCACAACGACCTCGACCACCGCGCCGCTGTCCAAGCAGCATTCATCCTTGCGATAAGCCATCCATGTCTGGCCGCCGAAACTCAGGACTGCCTCATGTTGGCCCCGGCCGGCGAACCATTTGACATTTTTCGAATCAACTGCAACCGAATCCACCGCTTGAAGAGACTTGTCGGAGAAATCGTAAACACAGTAGCCATCAGATTGGAACCTGCCTACGCGAAATCATCGCCTTTTTGTGCTCTCCTGACTATATCATCCAATTCGTCTTCATTTCGTCTTGCCATATCAGTCTCGAGGCC
The genomic region above belongs to bacterium and contains:
- a CDS encoding TolC family protein gives rise to the protein MKSALMYDSSFILHNSSFQKWWPLLTAGAYFFLAALAFSESEGAGRSLPVSDSSAQVWKINPIATASALDIDRTPAPTTATLRPRLELTVKEAILMTLEGNPSFRIERLNAAITKTREAEQRSVFDPQLRAGYSASRKRDRTSPSSGAASPETRTDETSANIALSEFLPTGTEISLGASTDRSLSDLYGDQHTTRAGLTVTQALLKGAGLGANLADLRQARLDTLTSHYELRAFAEALVADVEGTYWDFALAQREIEIFTDSLKLAEQQLQETQERIKLGLLAEMELAAAKAEVALRREDLINARSNLEITRLRLLQLASPPGPGPWDREVVIKNAPAVPEAHLDSVEAQIKVALKMRPDLNQARLQVERGELEIAKTKNGLLPKLDLFISLGKTGYANSFKDSAENLDDNYYEVLAGLTLEYSLGSRANRAAHKQSILSRSLANEAIANLTRLIQLDVRSAYIEVNRAKEQVAATLATRQLKQEVHRAEVEKFRVGRSTSFLVAQAQRDLVESQISEISSVVNYLKSLVALYRVEGSLLDRRGIFVPGKEAVGLE
- a CDS encoding efflux RND transporter permease subunit; the protein is MKLSRLAVHRPIFVIMVTLIVIILGSISLVRLPIDLMPDITYPTLSISTTYENATPEEIEELVTRPVEEAMSAVPGVKELTSVSVQGSSNVRVLFEWGTDLDPAANDIRDRLDRVIHHLPENAERPSLHKFDLASFPVLILGASSKLDPIQMRRIIDDQIQYRIERVPGVASVNVFGGLDREIHVDLYADKVKALGLSLNQILERIREGNVTVPAGEIDQGNLQISIRTRGEYTNLQELKDTVVATREGAPVQLKEIASVEDSWEKVTRLVRVDGESGVRLGIYKQSGKNTVDVARAALKEIERINADIPQIRLTPIIDTSDYIKRSISNVSTSAVYGGILAIFVLLFFLRNIRSTTVIATAIPISIIATFALMYFSGFTLNIMTLGGLALGIGMLLDNSIVVLENISRLRASGQSSEMAAVNGSEEVTAAIVASTLTTLVVFLPLIFVRGMAGVMFKQFSLVVSFALLCSLGVAVTLVPTLSARVLRSSSRGPAARVTLVQKISLLGGRVFDRMEAKYKQWLHFTLDHRAPVVVTATLALVASLVLGRFLGFELMPSTDEGEVRISAEMEVGTRLEVLDERFRAIEEIAKESVPEARSTVVTVGGSGWHGGGGYSADIRIALKPEAERSRSSEEIAADLRSKLVDIPGMIVRTRAGQGLFIFRMATAGLERLQVEIRGNDLFVAEALSEQVKRIVEKIDGVTDAKLSRESGSPEELIVVDRQKAADMKLSVSQIANMLQTTLSGTGAGEYREGGKEYRILVRLKDAEKLGLREILDLTLLNADGEPVVLRNVVQAQPRTAPVQIERKDQERIVTVSANISGRDMGSIVADMREALRSVPVPPGFSIVFGGDYEEQEKAFSELILSLILALVLVYMVMACQFESLRDPFVVMFSVPLAAIGVIIMLFLTGTTFNVQSFIGCIMLGGIVVNNAILLVDHTNLLRRRDGLALKDAIEEAGRRRLRPILMTALTTMLALVPLALGLGEGGEAQAPLARTVIGGLLSSTPITLFFVPIVYSVFERRRDGKQGKDEGGRMKDEKRSNV
- a CDS encoding efflux RND transporter periplasmic adaptor subunit, whose product is MKRAVVIIVCVLLGGLLVFRVVQKSLISGNGSGSRRAGAAVAVEVSPVRRATIQDIGRFSGSLIPKSQFVVAPKISGRLEKLLVNIGDRVKAGQLIAVLDDEEYKQQAEQSRAELDVARASREESVSNLEVAGREFERAQALRQKKIASESELDSASAHYSAQAAKNKLAQAQVAQKEAALKAAQVRLSYTEIRVSWEGVDESQVVGERFVDEGAMLAANSPIVSVLDDSVLTAVISVIERDYPKVRPGQEASVETDAFAGRSFSGKIARIAPLLKESSREARVEIEVPNDEGLLKPGMFVRVQIEFSRHEDAAVVPQVALVRRNGAQGVFLADTEGMKARFVPITVGIIEGELAEVLQPPLTGSVVTLGYHLLEDGSSIVLPGSDLDTNSGQGRTKQDSAQKTSGPTHGAGQ